TCCCTTCGCATAGATCCAAGAGTCGGTTAAAATCCTGAGCTAGAGAAAAGCACTAAGCCAGTTGCAAAGATGATAAGGAAGCTACCAGATACACCTAGAGCCAGCCAGTCGGAGAGCGGAAGTTAGAACACAGACTCACAGCAGACAACAGGGCATTGTTTTTGTGTGCTTCTTTCTAATTGTATTTCAAGTTCTTTCCAAAACAAGGCCCTTGGATACCCCAGGTTCAATATGCCCCTGGGCCTGGTCCACTGCTGTCTTGTATTCGTATGTGGGTATTCGTTCGTTCACCAACATTAAATCCCAGGATAGGTGTGATAAAACAGGACTCCCTCCTCCATGGCACAAGTCCTTTGCTGGTTTCAGAGGTGGACGGCGGTCTTTGCAGAAAACACACAGGAACTTTTTCTTGGAACTGAAGTGGGATGAAAAGTGCCTGCCCTGAACATCACCATCTTTTCCCTGACCCTTCCCCTCTGGTTTCTGaagatacagcagaaaataatctTGCTTGAAGATACTGGGTAACAATTCCATAATACAAAAACACATGCTTCCAATGCACTGTGCTTTCAGATATgctgaggaagaaaaacacaACTTCATTAATTCAAATGCAACTTGGCACCTAAGAGTAATCACAATAAAGAGCAATTTCAAAGAATTAACATTCCTTCAACAGAAGTGATGATTTAGATCTTCAGGTCCTTTTTGAAATTAGTTTTCAATAttattctctctccatctccagctAAATGACCACAGCAACACAGAAGGTTTTTTGGTTAGTCAGTGTTTTCTATCCTGTAACTCTTGGGGTACACAAAGCCCCATGCCCTAACCAGGCATTCACTGTTCCAAGTATCTCCATCCATTAGACTTGGGAATACCAGCTCCCCTACCCCGAGTTATTCTCATACCCTCGTAAATGCAAAAAGATCTTTTAAGAGGCAAGGCATAGCCCATCCAAAGTCAGCCCAAGGGCAGTTTTCAGCCCTGCCTTACCTGGGTTTAGTTCAGCTGCCGGATGAGCTGATTGATGCGTTCACCTCGATAGCCAGGTGAGCCCACTTCCTTGAGGAAGCCCACTCTATTCTTGGTAGCGTGACGGGCCACTGAGAGTTGGAAAGGGCGCAAGAACCCTGAGATCACCTGAAAATTCTTCCCCGGAAAGGCAATTTCGTGAATGAGGTCTTCCAAGCAAATGACACCAAACTTCCCTAAGAAACATAAGGTTCAGATTCctttattcaacattttcccagCACACACAGTGAGGCTCTTATATGCCAGAGTTCGGCACTCTGGCAGGTTCTTGGGACCCTTTCTGCTCCGACTCCTAAGGTGTTCACTCACCCAGGTGCTCCTCAATCACTGTGTTGTCTGTCAAAGGGATGATTTTATTCTTGACCTTGGCTTGTCCACGTTTCAAAATGAGTTCCCGAACTGACTTCAAATTTGGAAATCTACGTGTGGCAGAGTAAAATACAACCTCAGCCACCCCCTCACGGCCACCGGGCACACTGCATTACACTGGCCACACAGTCCAGCAGCCTGGCTAAGGATTctcccaacccccctccccaaaGTGTCCTGCAACATGCTGCAGCTGGGATGCTCGGAAATTCACCTGAAGGAGGTGAAAAACCTAAGCGGCCCTAtgtaattagaaattaaaatttatgcaTACAAACGCTCAccaaataaagatatttattttccagGCAAAAATGCATCCTGGCTTATAGTCTAGGACTTTGGCCTTAAGTGACCCTATTCAAGAGTTTGAAATGAAATCCAAGCCTTTTTCGGGTTTTACTGTTTGAAGGACTACTACCTAGCTCTGCTTCAAGATTCCAAGAATTAATCTGTCCTCTACTCGTCTTACTCAGCCTTAGCCTACAACTGACCAACCCCTGCCACAGCCCTGTTCAGACCATTATCAGCTGCTCTGAGAACCCCTGCTCTACCCACCCCATGTTCTGAGACTCTTAAGGCTGGCAGTTGATTCCTGATGACTGTGGTCGCAGCAAAATGTCCCCTGGACACGGCAACATGAGCACTGGAGGACAGTACCCTGTGCCTCCTAATGTTCTCAACCTTCTCAAACATGTGAATTCACACAAAAATCCATACTCACCCCCAGGTCACATAAGGTTCCACTATACGAAGCGTTTTTATGGTTTGAGGAGTTACTTGCATAAAGACACCACTGAAAATCTTATTCAGGCGAAGTCTTGCAATGGTCCTCTGTACCAGTAAACTCACCCCATTAATCCTGAAATAACACCAGAGGAAGTCAGGCTCTGTCCAGCAAGCACCCATGAAATGTCTGCCACTACTGGGCACCCAGAGGGTAGGACACAGACCGTGACTTACAAAGTGCAACTGAGTGGGAAGCAGCTATGTAAACAGATCATTTCCATGCTATGTGGAGCAATGCCTGAGGTGCTAAGGGAACAGAAATGGTCCCTGaatttgtgtgtgggggggttgaACACATCAAGCTAAGGAAGCCGGGCTTGCTTCTGTGAGCATTAAAAGCTATGGAAGAtgttaaggacttccctggtggtccagtggttaggactccgagctctcactACTGAGGGTCTGGGTTCagtcctggtcggggaactaagatcctacaaatCACgcagcagggccaaaaaaaaaccaaaagaaaccaAACTACGGAAGATTTTAAATGAAggagacatgatcagatttgtttGACAATCACTGAGAGAGCatataaaacagaaagaagagcATGACACCAGAGTCCGGTAAACCCAGCTAAAAAGCTGATGTGATAGTCCAGGAAAGAGATTATGGCAGTGGTAGGAGACTCATACATATTTAAAACCCACAGGTTACTGATTTGGGTGCCTAGGtagggaaacagaggcagagcTAGCTTTATGTGCTGATAGGAATAGGTAAGGGATCACTAAACGTGGAAAAAGCTTTCTGTACTCTCCCCAGCACTGAATATGCTCCATCCACTCGACCCTGGTTCAGTTCCTAAAAGATGCCTTGATCCCCCACTTCAGGACTTTTTCCATCTGTGCCTGGAAAGCCTTCCCCCAACCCTTTCATGTTTGCAGGTCTCACCTTTCAAGTTCCTGCTTCAGTGTCCCAAACCACGACACACCACACTGAGGGCCCCTTGTCCCCACATCCAGCACTTTACCCTCAAAGCAGTCAGTGTATTCTCATGTCTGTTTGCTTAAGCTCAGTCGCCCTAATCTTGAAGACAACCTATGTTTTGCTCAGCCCTGAATTCCTAGCACAACTTGCATTAATGGCTTAAGGCCTACTATCTCATCTCCCTAAAAAGGGCCTAAAACTGAACCAATAGTTTGCCCCAGCCTCATGAAATCCAGCAAGTTCCCTACCTTTCGATGCGTAAAACAAAGGCCAAGGAATGTTTATCTGGCACTTCCAAGCCATGAGGTTTCACTTCTAGTCGTCTGAGTCGCACCCTGTCACGTAGTTGCCGCCAGGAATCATGTAGGAACCATTCTAGTCGCTTAAACTtgatctcttttcctttcctctgctaCA
Above is a genomic segment from Eubalaena glacialis isolate mEubGla1 chromosome 7, mEubGla1.1.hap2.+ XY, whole genome shotgun sequence containing:
- the RPL7L1 gene encoding ribosomal protein uL30-like — its product is MSSSRRVGKMAEEEPRKKIPLVPENLLKKRKAYQALKATQAKQALLQRKEQRKGKEIKFKRLEWFLHDSWRQLRDRVRLRRLEVKPHGLEVPDKHSLAFVLRIERINGVSLLVQRTIARLRLNKIFSGVFMQVTPQTIKTLRIVEPYVTWGFPNLKSVRELILKRGQAKVKNKIIPLTDNTVIEEHLGKFGVICLEDLIHEIAFPGKNFQVISGFLRPFQLSVARHATKNRVGFLKEVGSPGYRGERINQLIRQLN